A single Ketogulonicigenium vulgare WSH-001 DNA region contains:
- a CDS encoding ATP-binding cassette domain-containing protein, which produces MGEIVLKAEGLIRDYTSGGLIGGRKVNRALKGVSLQLERGRTLAVVGESGCGKSTLARILTMIDAQTEGDLTICGEKVDLSQHKPGRDLRRKVQIVFQNPYSSLNPRQKILSALTEQLYLNTDDTPTQRRDKALAMLGRVGLGPEVAGRYPHMLSGGMRQRVVIARALMVQPEIVVLDEPVSALDLSVQAQVLNLLRDLQDEMGLSYIFISHDLSVVRYLADRLIVMKAGEIVEEGAATDIFAAPQHAYTRKLFAATPSASIEAIRTRITARQTAGLRP; this is translated from the coding sequence ATGGGCGAAATCGTTTTGAAGGCCGAGGGGCTGATCCGCGATTACACTTCTGGCGGCCTGATCGGTGGGCGCAAGGTGAACCGCGCGCTGAAGGGCGTGTCGCTGCAACTGGAACGCGGGCGCACCTTGGCCGTTGTCGGCGAAAGCGGCTGCGGCAAATCCACACTTGCCCGCATTCTGACCATGATCGACGCGCAGACCGAAGGCGATCTGACCATTTGCGGCGAAAAGGTCGACCTCAGCCAGCATAAGCCGGGACGCGATCTGCGGCGCAAGGTACAGATCGTCTTCCAGAACCCCTATTCATCGCTGAACCCGCGCCAGAAAATCCTGAGCGCATTGACCGAGCAGCTTTATCTGAACACCGACGACACCCCCACACAGCGCCGCGACAAGGCGCTGGCGATGCTGGGCCGCGTCGGCCTTGGGCCAGAGGTCGCCGGGCGCTATCCGCATATGCTGTCAGGCGGGATGCGTCAGCGTGTGGTCATCGCCCGCGCCCTGATGGTGCAGCCCGAAATCGTCGTGCTGGACGAGCCGGTCTCGGCCCTCGATCTGTCGGTGCAGGCGCAGGTGCTGAACCTTTTGCGCGATCTGCAGGACGAGATGGGTCTTAGCTATATCTTTATCAGCCACGACCTGTCGGTGGTGCGCTATCTGGCCGACCGGTTGATCGTGATGAAGGCGGGCGAGATCGTCGAAGAGGGCGCCGCCACCGATATCTTTGCCGCCCCGCAACATGCCTATACGCGCAAGCTTTTCGCCGCGACACCCTCGGCCAGCATCGAGGCAATCCGCACCCGTATCACCGCCCGCCAAACAGCAGGACTGCGTCCATGA
- a CDS encoding VOC family protein, which yields MAKMVHTMIRVLDEARALAFYDTAFGLRVKDRLDFADFTLVYLVNDETAFELELTVNKGRTEPYDLGNGYGHLAVVVDDMPALHARLTEAGYAPRKMVDFAPGGEVIAQFFFIADPDGYQIEVIQKAGRYA from the coding sequence ATGGCAAAGATGGTTCATACCATGATCCGCGTGCTGGACGAGGCGCGCGCGCTGGCGTTTTACGACACCGCCTTTGGGCTGCGGGTGAAAGACCGTCTCGATTTTGCGGATTTCACGCTGGTCTATCTTGTGAATGACGAGACAGCCTTCGAGCTGGAGCTAACCGTCAATAAAGGCCGCACGGAACCCTATGACCTCGGCAATGGCTATGGCCATCTGGCTGTCGTCGTCGACGACATGCCCGCACTGCACGCGCGCCTGACTGAGGCGGGCTATGCCCCGCGCAAGATGGTCGATTTCGCACCGGGCGGCGAAGTGATTGCGCAGTTCTTTTTCATCGCCGACCCCGATGGCTATCAGATCGAAGTGATCCAAAAAGCCGGTCGCTACGCCTGA
- a CDS encoding alpha-hydroxy acid oxidase — protein MNTDPIDNRYATGERFTTNLGIWRAAREACTDEVWNYLNCGTGDEVTLRANTADFDKWQWKTPLFAGIGRPDTATQFLGHSLSFPAFIAPFGGGEYMLDAEGHRATGRAARDVGIRQIVPVAAAHSLEDIATASGVAQMFQVTFVGDVGAVVDMMHRAKAAGYEQIVATYSPIRQWRERMIEDRTRFAPGKAEANFGPGLSDPAALREQIAFSQPRWGWAEAREAIARAPLPILVKGVMSADEAKQCLDAGAMGLYVSNYGGRSIDRQPSAISALPQVRAAAGPDVPIIFDSGIRRGSDIAAAVALGANAVALGRAVGFGLAADGEAGVRRVLQILKDEYWTTLGHLGCNSTADLGPHVFI, from the coding sequence ATGAACACTGATCCGATCGACAACCGCTATGCCACGGGCGAGCGTTTCACCACCAACCTCGGCATCTGGCGCGCCGCGCGCGAGGCCTGCACGGATGAGGTCTGGAACTATTTGAACTGCGGCACCGGCGACGAGGTGACTTTGCGTGCAAATACCGCGGATTTCGACAAATGGCAGTGGAAAACCCCGCTATTCGCCGGCATCGGACGCCCGGACACCGCGACCCAGTTTCTAGGCCACAGCCTGTCGTTTCCGGCCTTTATCGCGCCTTTTGGGGGCGGTGAATATATGCTGGACGCCGAGGGGCACCGCGCCACAGGCCGCGCGGCGCGTGATGTCGGCATTCGCCAGATCGTGCCCGTCGCCGCGGCCCACAGCCTCGAGGATATCGCGACCGCAAGCGGTGTCGCACAGATGTTTCAGGTGACCTTTGTGGGTGATGTCGGGGCCGTCGTCGACATGATGCACCGCGCCAAAGCCGCCGGATATGAACAGATCGTCGCCACCTATTCCCCCATACGTCAATGGCGCGAGCGGATGATCGAGGATCGCACCCGCTTCGCACCGGGCAAGGCCGAGGCGAATTTTGGCCCCGGCCTGTCCGACCCCGCCGCCCTGCGCGAACAGATCGCGTTTTCGCAGCCGCGTTGGGGATGGGCTGAGGCGCGCGAGGCAATTGCCCGCGCCCCGTTGCCCATCTTGGTCAAAGGTGTGATGTCCGCCGACGAGGCCAAGCAGTGCTTGGACGCGGGTGCGATGGGTCTATATGTCTCGAACTATGGTGGACGCTCGATTGATCGCCAGCCTTCTGCGATCTCGGCCCTGCCGCAGGTGCGCGCGGCGGCTGGCCCCGATGTGCCGATCATCTTTGACAGTGGCATCCGTCGCGGGTCGGATATCGCCGCTGCTGTCGCGCTGGGCGCGAATGCGGTGGCGCTGGGGCGTGCAGTCGGCTTTGGCCTTGCCGCCGATGGTGAAGCGGGCGTGCGCCGCGTGCTGCAGATCCTTAAGGACGAATATTGGACAACGCTGGGCCATCTGGGTTGCAACAGCACGGCTGATCTTGGCCCGCATGTTTTTATCTAA
- a CDS encoding metal-sensing transcriptional repressor — protein MPKHPEDKKRAMTRLNRIRGQCDALERALEAGDPCGPILQQIAAVRGGINGLMAEVMESYIREEFAADAASGKADDLLALVRSYLK, from the coding sequence ATGCCCAAACACCCCGAGGATAAGAAACGCGCCATGACGCGGCTGAACCGCATCCGCGGCCAGTGTGACGCGTTGGAACGCGCGCTGGAAGCGGGCGATCCCTGCGGGCCGATTTTGCAGCAGATTGCTGCCGTTCGGGGTGGCATCAACGGCCTGATGGCCGAGGTGATGGAAAGCTATATCCGCGAAGAATTTGCCGCCGATGCCGCATCCGGCAAGGCTGATGACCTGCTGGCGCTTGTGCGCAGCTATCTGAAGTAA
- a CDS encoding S-(hydroxymethyl)glutathione dehydrogenase/class III alcohol dehydrogenase: protein MKSRAAVAFGPGKPLEIVEIDVAPPKAGEVMIKITHTGVCHTDAFTLSGDDPEGIFPCVLGHEGAGVVVEVGAGVTSVAVGDHVIPLYTAECGECLFCKSGKTNLCTAVRATQGKGVMPDGTTRFSYNGEPIYHYMGCSTFSEYTVVAEVSLAKINPDANHEHVCLLGCGVTTGIGAVHNTAKVQPGDTVAVFGLGGIGLAVIQGARQAQAGRIIAVDTNPTKFDLARQFGATDCVNPKDHDKPIQQVIVEMTTWGVDHSFECIGNVNVMRAALECAHRGWGQSVIIGVAGAGQEISTRPFQLVTGRKWMGTAFGGVKGRSQLPGMVEQSMKGEIELEPFVTHTMGLDAINEAFDLMHEGKSIRSVVHY, encoded by the coding sequence ATGAAATCTCGTGCCGCCGTCGCCTTTGGCCCCGGAAAGCCGCTGGAAATCGTTGAAATCGACGTGGCCCCGCCAAAAGCGGGCGAGGTGATGATCAAGATCACCCATACCGGCGTTTGCCACACCGACGCCTTTACCCTGTCGGGCGACGACCCCGAGGGGATCTTTCCCTGCGTGCTGGGCCATGAAGGCGCAGGCGTCGTGGTCGAGGTTGGTGCGGGCGTCACTTCGGTCGCGGTGGGCGATCACGTCATCCCGCTTTACACCGCCGAATGCGGCGAATGCCTGTTCTGCAAATCCGGCAAAACCAACCTGTGCACCGCTGTCCGTGCGACGCAGGGCAAGGGTGTCATGCCCGATGGCACCACCCGTTTCAGCTATAACGGCGAGCCGATCTATCACTATATGGGCTGCTCGACCTTCAGCGAATACACCGTCGTGGCCGAGGTCTCGCTGGCCAAGATCAACCCCGATGCGAACCATGAACATGTCTGCCTGCTGGGCTGCGGCGTGACCACCGGCATTGGCGCTGTGCATAACACCGCCAAAGTGCAGCCGGGCGATACGGTTGCGGTCTTTGGCCTTGGCGGCATTGGCCTCGCCGTGATCCAGGGCGCGCGTCAGGCGCAGGCGGGCCGCATTATTGCCGTCGACACCAACCCCACGAAATTCGACCTCGCCCGCCAGTTCGGCGCGACCGATTGCGTGAACCCCAAGGATCATGACAAGCCGATCCAGCAGGTGATTGTCGAGATGACCACTTGGGGTGTGGACCATTCGTTCGAATGTATCGGCAACGTCAACGTCATGCGTGCCGCGCTGGAATGCGCGCATCGCGGCTGGGGCCAGTCGGTCATTATCGGCGTCGCGGGTGCGGGTCAGGAAATCTCGACCCGTCCGTTCCAACTGGTCACGGGTCGCAAATGGATGGGCACCGCCTTTGGCGGCGTCAAAGGCCGCAGCCAACTGCCCGGCATGGTCGAACAGTCCATGAAGGGCGAGATCGAGCTGGAACCCTTTGTCACCCACACCATGGGCCTGGACGCGATCAACGAGGCGTTCGATCTGATGCACGAGGGCAAATCCATCCGTTCGGTCGTGCATTACTGA
- a CDS encoding ABC transporter ATP-binding protein: MSAPILALDGVSKTFGSAENPIYATRGVSFGLFPGRSLALVGESGSGKTTVARLLMREYHPDEGQLLFRGAPVARAKGRALRDYRSAVQMVFQDPFSALNPTRSIRHHLERPLRLHRPDLDRAGRAAAMVELLGRVQLDPERVIEKFPHELSGGQRQRISIARALAVNPQVIVADEPTSMLDVSVRLGILNLLNDMKSELGLALLYITHDIATARFVAEDIMVMYAGQVVEWGDVDAVLTNPQHPYTRLLLSAVPDPDKRLDGTPTGAMDDVDAIRARAAKVQPAVRQIAENHFIRSTE, translated from the coding sequence TTGAGCGCACCTATTCTGGCGCTGGATGGCGTCTCGAAAACCTTTGGATCGGCGGAAAATCCGATCTATGCGACGCGCGGCGTCTCGTTCGGGCTTTTTCCGGGGCGCAGTTTGGCGCTGGTCGGCGAATCCGGTTCGGGGAAAACCACGGTCGCGCGCCTACTGATGCGGGAATATCACCCGGACGAGGGCCAGTTGCTGTTTCGCGGCGCGCCGGTCGCCCGCGCCAAGGGGCGGGCCTTACGCGACTATCGCAGCGCGGTGCAGATGGTGTTTCAGGACCCGTTCTCGGCCTTGAACCCGACGCGCAGCATTCGCCATCATCTGGAACGCCCCCTGCGCCTGCACCGGCCCGATCTGGACCGCGCGGGCCGCGCGGCGGCGATGGTGGAGCTGCTGGGCCGGGTGCAGCTAGACCCCGAGCGCGTGATCGAGAAATTCCCCCACGAGCTGTCGGGTGGCCAACGCCAGCGCATCAGCATCGCCCGCGCGCTGGCGGTGAACCCGCAGGTGATCGTCGCGGATGAGCCGACCTCGATGCTGGATGTCTCGGTGCGGCTGGGGATATTGAACCTGCTGAACGATATGAAATCCGAACTGGGCCTTGCGCTGCTTTACATTACCCATGACATCGCCACCGCTCGTTTCGTGGCCGAGGATATCATGGTCATGTATGCGGGACAGGTGGTCGAATGGGGGGATGTCGATGCGGTGCTGACCAATCCGCAGCATCCCTACACGCGCCTGCTGTTATCGGCGGTGCCGGATCCGGACAAAAGGCTGGATGGCACGCCCACTGGCGCGATGGACGATGTCGATGCGATCCGCGCCCGCGCTGCCAAGGTGCAGCCCGCGGTGCGACAGATTGCGGAAAATCATTTTATCCGCAGCACAGAATGA
- a CDS encoding ABC transporter ATP-binding protein, with translation MTTLSIRNLSIDYIGPRSDFHAVKDVSFDVGRGEFFGLAGESGCGKSTIAFAISRLHRPPALIRKGSQILIEGRDVMALDARALRDFRWREVAMVFQSAMNSLNPVLTIVDQFYDVLKTHAGMSRDQARARAAELLALVDIPAHRLDAYPHQCSGGMRQRIVIAICLSLNPKLLIMDEPTTALDVVVQHEILQRINKLRKDLGFSVLFITHDLGLMVQVSDRIGIMLEGELVEVGEAQSIYRNPQHDYTKRLWAAMPRLHGARLQEAGR, from the coding sequence ATGACAACGCTATCCATTCGAAACCTGTCGATTGATTACATCGGCCCGCGCAGCGATTTTCACGCGGTCAAGGATGTCAGCTTTGACGTCGGGCGCGGCGAGTTCTTTGGCCTTGCGGGCGAATCCGGTTGCGGCAAAAGCACCATCGCCTTTGCCATCAGCCGCCTGCATCGCCCGCCCGCGCTGATCCGCAAGGGCAGCCAGATCCTGATTGAGGGCCGCGATGTCATGGCGCTGGACGCGCGCGCTTTGCGCGATTTCCGCTGGCGCGAGGTGGCAATGGTGTTCCAAAGCGCGATGAACTCGCTGAACCCGGTGCTGACGATTGTCGATCAGTTCTATGATGTGCTGAAAACCCATGCCGGCATGAGCCGCGATCAGGCCCGTGCCCGCGCGGCCGAGCTGCTGGCGCTGGTCGATATTCCGGCGCATCGTCTGGATGCCTATCCGCACCAATGTTCGGGCGGGATGCGCCAGCGCATTGTTATCGCGATTTGCCTGTCGCTGAACCCCAAGCTGCTGATCATGGACGAGCCGACCACCGCATTGGATGTCGTCGTCCAGCACGAGATTTTGCAGCGCATCAACAAGCTGCGCAAAGATCTGGGCTTTTCGGTGCTGTTCATTACCCATGACCTTGGGCTGATGGTGCAGGTCAGCGACCGCATCGGCATTATGCTGGAAGGCGAGCTGGTCGAGGTGGGCGAGGCGCAAAGCATCTATCGCAACCCGCAGCATGATTACACCAAACGTCTTTGGGCCGCGATGCCGCGCCTGCATGGCGCACGTTTGCAGGAGGCAGGGCGTTGA
- a CDS encoding zinc-binding dehydrogenase, whose translation MRSAIHATFGLPEDVLTLGDAPMPEPAAGQVRIKTILSPIHNHDVWTVRGNYGYKPELPAIGGSEAVGIVDALGEGVTGIAPGTRVAVASVHGTWAEYFLAPAAGLVPVPDAISDEVAAQLIAMPFSALSLLEELDVKAGDWVIQNTANGAVGKTLAMLATARGVNVINLVRRDAGVAEMAALGIGNVISTAAEGWKDQVRALVGDAPIRAAVDSIGGTATGDLTGLLGENGLLVVFGSMTGAPMQISSGDVIFKQVRIKGFWGSVVSATMPVDKRRALFGELLTQAASGKLQLAVGGIYGLDQLRAASLAAQATGKTGKVLLRP comes from the coding sequence ATGCGCAGTGCAATTCACGCCACCTTCGGCCTGCCCGAAGATGTTCTGACCCTTGGCGATGCGCCGATGCCAGAGCCCGCTGCGGGTCAGGTGCGGATTAAGACGATCCTGTCGCCGATCCATAACCACGACGTTTGGACGGTGCGCGGCAATTACGGCTATAAACCCGAACTGCCCGCCATCGGCGGCAGCGAAGCTGTCGGCATCGTCGACGCGCTGGGCGAGGGGGTGACGGGCATCGCGCCGGGTACGCGGGTCGCGGTTGCCTCAGTTCACGGCACATGGGCGGAATATTTCCTTGCGCCCGCCGCGGGTCTGGTGCCGGTGCCTGACGCGATATCGGACGAGGTCGCCGCCCAGCTGATCGCCATGCCCTTTAGCGCGCTGTCGCTGCTCGAGGAATTGGACGTCAAAGCAGGTGACTGGGTGATCCAGAACACCGCCAATGGTGCCGTCGGCAAGACGCTGGCGATGCTGGCAACGGCACGAGGCGTGAATGTCATCAACCTTGTGCGCCGCGACGCGGGCGTGGCCGAGATGGCGGCGTTGGGCATCGGCAATGTCATCTCGACCGCCGCCGAGGGCTGGAAAGATCAGGTGCGTGCGCTGGTGGGTGATGCGCCGATCCGTGCGGCGGTCGATTCCATCGGCGGCACCGCGACCGGCGATCTGACGGGTCTTCTGGGCGAGAACGGGCTGTTGGTGGTATTCGGGTCGATGACCGGCGCGCCGATGCAGATCTCCTCGGGCGATGTGATCTTTAAACAGGTCAGGATCAAGGGGTTCTGGGGCTCGGTCGTCAGTGCCACTATGCCGGTGGATAAACGCCGCGCGCTGTTTGGCGAGCTGCTGACGCAGGCCGCCAGCGGCAAGCTGCAATTGGCGGTCGGCGGCATTTACGGTCTGGATCAACTGCGCGCGGCATCGCTGGCCGCGCAGGCGACGGGCAAGACAGGCAAAGTCCTGCTGCGTCCCTAA
- a CDS encoding TetR/AcrR family transcriptional regulator, whose amino-acid sequence MLHLTPKATATRLHILKTGEKLVQSRGFSGLGLQQILQAAGVPKGSFYHYFASKEAFGVAMLQQYMVDYAARFEVLMRASDSGRALLLRYLDAWITDPAHPDQPGWAEGCLVVKLSAEVADLSEDMRLVLADGITRITDRMAALIAAGQADGSVPAKADPQGLAVVLYQLLLGAAVMAKVTRTRAPLDGAATAARLLLACGDQPNT is encoded by the coding sequence ATGCTACATCTGACACCCAAAGCCACCGCAACGCGGCTGCACATTCTGAAAACTGGCGAAAAGCTGGTGCAAAGCCGCGGCTTTAGCGGCCTTGGCCTGCAGCAGATCCTGCAGGCGGCGGGCGTGCCAAAGGGGTCATTCTACCATTACTTCGCCTCGAAAGAGGCGTTCGGCGTCGCGATGTTGCAGCAATATATGGTCGATTACGCTGCCCGGTTCGAAGTGCTGATGCGTGCTTCTGATTCTGGTCGCGCGCTTTTGCTGCGTTATCTGGATGCGTGGATCACGGACCCGGCGCACCCCGATCAGCCCGGCTGGGCCGAGGGCTGTCTTGTCGTGAAACTCTCTGCCGAGGTCGCCGACCTGTCCGAGGATATGCGCCTTGTGCTGGCCGATGGCATCACGCGCATCACCGACCGCATGGCGGCGCTGATCGCGGCGGGGCAGGCGGATGGCTCTGTCCCCGCCAAGGCTGATCCGCAGGGGTTGGCTGTCGTTTTGTATCAATTGCTGCTGGGTGCTGCCGTTATGGCCAAAGTCACCCGCACCCGCGCCCCGCTGGACGGGGCCGCCACTGCCGCGCGGCTATTGCTGGCCTGCGGCGATCAACCGAACACCTGA
- a CDS encoding PepSY-associated TM helix domain-containing protein, whose protein sequence is MTIQTSGGLPPDAARRAKASNLYRAVWRWHFYAGLIILPFMITLAVTGGIYLFKDEVDRIVHADFMRVEPGGAMLQPSALIAAALAAQPGTAVKYTDPARDDQSTEITVQSDEGAKAVFVNQYTGEVLEVRADRSTFAWTVRYLHSFRYFGPNPRKIIEIVGGFSILMVLTGVYLWWPRGQKGGVVTLRGTPARRTYWRDVHAVSGIILGAFIVFLSITGMPWSGVWGGKVNQWANSGNFGYPAGLRVDVPMSHDHLDHIAKTSWSMEQAQIPETAPPIPDMPSIGIDIAVQIFDEMGLHRGYSVALPNGPTGVFSGSVYPDDLTQQRVVHLDQYTADALIDMSYADYGPLGRWLEFGINTHMGQTFGLLNQIVLLLVCIGIVVLMVSAAVMWWKRRPSGKLGVPPMPSDRKVFIGLFIILGIGGVIFPLTGITLAVMIAFDMLWQRISPAA, encoded by the coding sequence ATGACCATTCAAACGAGCGGGGGCCTGCCCCCTGACGCCGCGCGCCGCGCCAAGGCGTCGAACCTTTATCGTGCCGTATGGCGCTGGCATTTCTATGCCGGGCTGATCATCCTGCCCTTTATGATCACGCTGGCCGTGACCGGCGGCATCTATCTGTTCAAGGACGAGGTAGACCGCATCGTCCACGCTGATTTCATGCGGGTGGAACCCGGGGGCGCGATGCTGCAACCCTCGGCCCTGATCGCAGCCGCGTTGGCGGCCCAGCCCGGCACGGCCGTCAAATATACCGATCCCGCCCGCGACGACCAATCGACCGAGATCACGGTCCAATCCGATGAGGGTGCCAAGGCGGTCTTTGTGAACCAATACACCGGCGAAGTGCTAGAGGTGCGCGCCGACCGCAGCACCTTTGCCTGGACGGTGCGCTATCTGCATTCCTTCCGCTATTTCGGACCGAACCCTCGCAAGATCATCGAGATTGTGGGCGGCTTTTCGATCCTTATGGTGCTGACGGGTGTTTATCTGTGGTGGCCGCGTGGGCAAAAGGGCGGTGTCGTCACCTTGCGCGGCACGCCGGCGCGCCGCACCTATTGGCGCGATGTCCACGCTGTCAGCGGGATTATCCTAGGGGCATTCATCGTCTTCCTGTCGATCACGGGCATGCCGTGGTCGGGCGTCTGGGGCGGCAAGGTGAACCAATGGGCCAATAGCGGCAATTTCGGCTATCCCGCCGGGCTGCGTGTTGATGTCCCGATGTCGCATGACCATCTGGATCATATCGCGAAAACATCATGGTCGATGGAACAGGCGCAGATCCCGGAAACTGCGCCGCCAATCCCCGACATGCCCTCGATCGGGATCGACATCGCCGTGCAGATCTTTGACGAGATGGGGCTGCATCGCGGCTATTCCGTCGCGCTGCCGAACGGCCCGACCGGCGTCTTTTCGGGTTCCGTCTATCCCGATGACCTGACGCAGCAGCGCGTCGTCCATCTTGACCAATATACCGCCGATGCGCTGATCGACATGAGCTATGCCGATTACGGCCCGCTTGGGCGCTGGCTGGAATTCGGCATCAACACGCATATGGGGCAGACATTCGGACTGCTGAACCAGATCGTGCTGCTGCTGGTGTGCATCGGGATCGTGGTGCTAATGGTCTCGGCCGCTGTGATGTGGTGGAAGCGCCGTCCCAGTGGCAAGCTGGGCGTGCCGCCCATGCCGTCGGATCGCAAAGTCTTTATCGGGCTGTTCATCATCCTTGGCATCGGCGGGGTGATCTTTCCGCTGACAGGGATCACGCTGGCCGTGATGATCGCATTTGACATGCTGTGGCAGCGCATATCGCCCGCCGCATAA
- the fghA gene encoding S-formylglutathione hydrolase, translated as MERVELHIAAGGRQEVWRHRAEALDCEVNFAIYLPPQADTAPVPVIYFLSGLTCNEQNFITKAGAQAFAAQHGVAIVAPETSPRGDGVADDPAYDMGQGAGFYLNATEAPWAAHFQMYDYIRAELPALIEATFPVTDARSIMGHSMGGHGALVIGLRNPGRYKAISAFSPIVAPTQVPWGEKAFTGYLGADRSTWAAYDATALLAHAAERLPILIDQGSADNFLETQLKPEIFVAEAQRLGHPVELRMQQGYDHSYYFISSFIGDHIAHHAAALKGT; from the coding sequence ATGGAACGGGTTGAACTTCATATCGCCGCAGGTGGCCGCCAAGAGGTTTGGCGCCACCGCGCCGAGGCGCTGGATTGCGAAGTGAACTTCGCAATCTATCTGCCACCGCAGGCTGACACCGCCCCGGTGCCGGTGATCTATTTTCTGTCCGGCCTGACCTGCAACGAACAGAACTTTATCACCAAGGCCGGTGCGCAGGCCTTTGCCGCGCAGCATGGCGTAGCCATTGTCGCGCCCGAGACTAGTCCGCGAGGGGACGGCGTCGCCGATGATCCCGCCTATGACATGGGCCAAGGCGCAGGCTTCTATCTGAACGCGACCGAGGCGCCTTGGGCCGCGCATTTCCAGATGTATGATTACATCCGCGCGGAACTGCCCGCACTGATCGAGGCGACCTTCCCCGTGACAGACGCCCGCAGCATCATGGGCCATTCCATGGGCGGCCACGGCGCGCTGGTCATCGGGTTGCGCAATCCGGGGCGGTACAAGGCGATCTCGGCATTCTCGCCCATCGTTGCGCCGACCCAAGTGCCGTGGGGCGAAAAGGCCTTCACCGGCTATCTGGGTGCAGATCGCAGCACTTGGGCCGCCTATGACGCCACCGCCTTGCTGGCACATGCGGCCGAGCGTCTGCCCATCCTGATCGACCAAGGCAGCGCCGATAATTTCCTCGAAACCCAGCTAAAGCCAGAGATCTTCGTGGCCGAGGCCCAGCGCCTTGGTCATCCGGTCGAGTTGCGGATGCAACAGGGCTATGACCACAGCTATTACTTTATCAGCAGCTTTATCGGCGATCACATCGCCCATCACGCTGCGGCATTGAAAGGCACCTGA
- a CDS encoding GlcG/HbpS family heme-binding protein, translating into MKTLTRLDLNDARRLIAGAIRHADQIGVPMCIAITDESGNLIAFERMEGGKVTSSTIAIDKAYTAAAARKATHEYGAASQPGAPAYGINSAIGGRLMIVAGGLPVTYADAVIGAIGISSGTPAQDLAVAEAALQFWQAAS; encoded by the coding sequence ATGAAGACCCTGACCAGACTAGACCTGAATGATGCCCGCAGATTGATCGCGGGTGCCATCCGCCACGCCGATCAGATCGGCGTGCCGATGTGCATCGCCATCACCGACGAAAGCGGCAATCTGATCGCGTTTGAACGCATGGAGGGCGGCAAAGTCACCTCGAGCACCATCGCCATCGACAAGGCCTATACCGCCGCCGCCGCGCGCAAAGCGACGCATGAATATGGGGCCGCCAGCCAACCGGGCGCGCCGGCCTATGGCATCAACAGCGCCATCGGGGGCCGGCTGATGATCGTCGCGGGCGGCCTGCCCGTGACCTATGCGGACGCGGTGATCGGCGCCATTGGCATATCCTCGGGCACGCCCGCGCAGGATCTGGCTGTCGCCGAGGCCGCATTGCAGTTCTGGCAGGCGGCAAGCTAA
- a CDS encoding organic hydroperoxide resistance protein, which translates to MKVFYKTRATSTGGRTGHTALDDGSLAFDLASPGSGKEGANPEQLFALGYAACFGSALELIAKQMKLDVTAKTSVEVGIGQTASGGYALDIDIYAETTGITEDEAHRLIEKAHEVCPYSNATRGNIDVRLHVVVN; encoded by the coding sequence ATGAAAGTCTTTTATAAAACCCGCGCCACCTCGACCGGCGGCCGTACCGGCCATACCGCGCTGGATGACGGCAGCCTTGCATTCGATCTGGCCAGTCCCGGATCGGGGAAAGAGGGCGCGAACCCTGAACAGCTTTTCGCGCTGGGTTATGCCGCTTGTTTCGGCAGCGCGCTGGAACTGATCGCCAAGCAGATGAAACTGGACGTCACCGCCAAAACCTCGGTCGAGGTTGGCATCGGTCAGACGGCCAGCGGCGGCTATGCCCTTGATATCGACATCTATGCCGAAACCACCGGCATCACCGAGGACGAGGCCCATCGCCTGATCGAGAAGGCGCATGAGGTCTGCCCCTATTCCAACGCCACGCGCGGCAATATCGACGTGCGCCTGCATGTTGTCGTGAATTAA